GGACAAATCTGCACCCGATACTTTCCTTTGTTTCAAATGAATGACCGATTCTCCTGATAACCGTCAACACCTGGTAGCTTCTATAGTCGCCGATCGGGACAACCATGATGCCGTTATCGGTAAGCTGCCTGATCAGATTTTCCGGTATCGTCGGAGCGGCCGCAGTAATGATAATCCTGTCAAAAGGGGCCTCCTCGGCCCACCCTTCGGAGCCGTCACTGATACGCGCTTGTATATTTTTATATTCCATTGCCTGGAGTACCATCATCGCCCTCTTAAAGAGTGACGGTACTCTTTCTATCGTATACACCTCCCGGGCAATCTCCGCTAGAATCGCTGTCTGATAGCCGCTCCCCGTTCCGATTTCCAGCACCCTGTCCCAGGTCCGGATATCCAGAAGTTGTGTCATCAACGCGACAATATACGGTTGTGAAATCGTCTGCCCCTGACCGATTGATACAGGGTGATCACCGTATGCTTTCTGTTTGGAAGCCCCCGATATAAAAAGATACCTGGGTATTTTTTTCATGACAGAACATATTTTTTCGTCATAAATTCCACGTGATTTTATCTGGGTCTCTACCATTTTCTCCGCATATTTATCTATTTCCCCATTATTTGTCAACAGAGGCCTCCAGGAAATCAATAAACAATTATTTTCTTTTTATCCCAAAAATCCTTTATATATGAAAACCATTCTTTTTCAATACAAACATTGATATACGTATAGAGTTTTTCAATAGCACTATCGAAATTCTCTTTAAAATCCTTATGCACATTTTCATCCGCTTTATCCGTTATTATCCTAATACTCAAACACGGGATATTTCTTTTCAAAGCGCAAATAAAAACACCTGCCGTTTCAAAGTTACACGCACAGACGTTAAAAAGTCTTC
Above is a window of Spirochaetales bacterium DNA encoding:
- a CDS encoding protein-L-isoaspartate(D-aspartate) O-methyltransferase, which codes for MVETQIKSRGIYDEKICSVMKKIPRYLFISGASKQKAYGDHPVSIGQGQTISQPYIVALMTQLLDIRTWDRVLEIGTGSGYQTAILAEIAREVYTIERVPSLFKRAMMVLQAMEYKNIQARISDGSEGWAEEAPFDRIIITAAAPTIPENLIRQLTDNGIMVVPIGDYRSYQVLTVIRRIGHSFETKESIGCRFVPLIGKYAFEP